From Halomarina ordinaria:
CCACGACCTCTGGCTCCGCGAGGACCCCCGGAGCGACGACCTGGCGGACTACTCCTACTGGAGTTCCCCCGAGCGCTACGTCGCCACGGTCCGCGCCCACGGGGCCGACCTCCCCGAGGTCGTCGAGGCGTACATCGAGGAGCGCCGCGTCGAGAAACAGGCGCTCATCGACCTCGCGGTCGAACGCGCCGACATCCGGGAGGTGGCGGGCGCGACGGTCGCCGTCACCTACGGGCGGTGTTCGCAGAACGAGGTCGCGGAGACGCTCCGCGAGCGCGGCGCCGACGCTACCGTCGTCGTCAAGCCGGCCGGGAGCGCCTCCATCCGCGGGTCGGAGGGCTTCGAGCGCTGTCACGAGGTGGCCGCGCAGGTCCAGGGCGGCGGGCACCCGCGGGCGGCGGGGTGCAAGCCCGACATCTACCACGACATGCTCGACTACGCCAACCACTGGACGACCCGCGGCGCGACCACCAAACAGGTCATCCTCGACGCGTTCAGGAACCTGCCGCCGGTCGAAGAGAGTACACCGGACGCCTGAACGCCTACTCCTCCGGAATCGGTCGGTCGCCGGCGACCCACCGGTCGGAGTACGTCGTCCCGCAGGAACAGGCCGCGTAGGCGTGGACGACCTCGCCCTCCGCGTAGAGGCCGCCGACCTCCTCGTTTCGCTCCTCGGCGAACGCGAAGACGAAGCGCACCCGGTGGTCCTCGGCGGGTTCGTCGGCGTGGGCGCTCGGGCACTCCCCGTCGGTGCAGTCCGGGGCGACGGTGCCGTCGGTCCCCATCGCCGACCCGGCGAAGGTCATCGGGTCGGTGCCGACGGCCGACTCGAAGGCGGCGCGGCCGTTCTCCCCGGGGACGACGAGGACGACGCCCCGGTCGGTCGCCTCGCCGATACTGAGCAGCGCGTCGGGGTTCGTGACGGCCTCGTCGGCGAGGAACATGAGCACGTCGTCCGGGCGCTCGCCGGCGAGGAACTCGCGTCGTGCGGCGTTCATGGCGAGCGCTACTCGGCGAAACGGGAAAAGCCTGCCACTCTGCGCTCGGCCGCGTACTGCGCCCGGTACCCGGAGGGCGCGCTACTCCCCGTCCTCGACG
This genomic window contains:
- a CDS encoding DUF5807 family protein translates to MNAARREFLAGERPDDVLMFLADEAVTNPDALLSIGEATDRGVVLVVPGENGRAAFESAVGTDPMTFAGSAMGTDGTVAPDCTDGECPSAHADEPAEDHRVRFVFAFAEERNEEVGGLYAEGEVVHAYAACSCGTTYSDRWVAGDRPIPEE